A window of the Diceros bicornis minor isolate mBicDic1 chromosome 30, mDicBic1.mat.cur, whole genome shotgun sequence genome harbors these coding sequences:
- the PLPPR2 gene encoding phospholipid phosphatase-related protein type 2 isoform X2: MAGGRPQLKRSFSIIPCFVFVEGFFCYDSTYAKPYPGPEAASRAPPALIYALVTAGPTLTILLGELARAFFPAPPSTIPIIGESTIVSGACCRFSPPLRRLVRFLGVYSFGLFTTTIFANAGQVVTGNPTPHFLSVCRPNYTALGCPPPSPDRPGPDRFVTDQGACAGSPSLVAAARRAFPCKDAALCAYAVTYTAMYVTLVFRVKGSRLVKPSLCLALLCPAFLVGVVRVAEYRNHWSDVLAGFLTGAAIATFLVTCVVHNFQSRPPSGRRLSPWEDLGQAPTMDSPLEKLSVAQEPEACRPHSTPARLTPSKPQNCARRGHLIPSCVSSRAPAMCSSPRVPRPRLRSEPTPLPLPLPLPAPTPTQGPSPSSPGPGGPGGGGGRGRKLLLPTPLLRDLYTLSGLYPSPFHRDNFSPYLFASRDHLL; the protein is encoded by the exons ATGGCGGGAGGGAGACCGCAGCTGAAGAGGAGTTTCTCCATCATTCCCTGCTTTGTCTTTGTGGAG GGCTTCTTCTGCTATGACAGTACCTACGCCAAGCCCTACCCCGGGCCTGAGGCTGCCAGCCGAGCGCCTCCTGCACTCATCTACGCCCTGGTCACTGCTGGACCCACCCTCACG ATCCTGCTGGGGGAGCTGGCGCGTGCCTTTTTCCCAGCGCCGCCTTCCACCATCCCCATCATCGGGGAGAGCACCATCGTGTCTGGGGCCTGCTGCCGCTTCAGCCCCCCGCTGCGGAGGCTGGTCCGCTTCCTGG gggtCTACTCCTTCGGCCTCTTCACCACGACCATCTTCGCCAACGCGGGACAGGTGGTGACCGGTAACCCCACGCCGCACTTCCTGTCCGTGTGCCGCCCCAACTACACGGCCCTGGGCTGCCCGCCGCCCTCGCCCGACCGGCCGGGGCCCGACCGCTTCGTCACCGACCAGGGTGCCTGCGCCGGCAGCCCCAGCCTGGTGGCCGCTGCGCGCCGCGCCTTCCCCTGCAAGGACGCGGCCCTTTGTGCCTACGCCGTCACCTACACAGCG ATGTACGTGACTCTCGTGTTCCGCGTGAAGGGCTCGCGCCTGGTCAAACCCTCGCTCTGCCTGGCCCTGCTGTGCCCCGCCTTCCTGGTGGGCGTGGTCCGCGTGGCCGAGTACCGCAACCACTGGTCCGACGTGCTAGCCGGCTTCCTGACCGGGGCCGCCATCGCCACCTTTCTG GTCACCTGCGTCGTGCACAACTTCCAGAGCCGGCCACCCTCTGGCCGAAGGCTCTCCCCCTGGGAGGACCTGGGCCAAGCCCCCACCATGGACAGCCCCCTCGAAAAGTTAAGTGTAGCCCAG GAACCCGAGGCCTGCAGGCCGCATTCGACACCGGCACGGCTCACCCCATCCA AGCCGCAGAACTGCGCCCGCCGTGGCCACCTGATCCCCAGCTGCGTGTCCTCCAGGGCCCCAGCCATGTGTTCGTCGCCCCGTGTGCCCCGCCCTCGACTGAGGTCTGAGCCGACTCCCCTGCCgctgcccctgcctctgcccgcacccacccccacccagggccCCTCGCCCTCCTCCCCTGGGCCTGGGGGGCCGGGTGGGGGTGGCGGCCGTGGCCGGAAGCTGCTGCTGCCCACGCCCCTGCTGCGGGACCTGTACACCCTTAGCGGACTCTATCCCTCCCCCTTCCACCGGGACAACTTCAGCCCTTACCTCTTTGCCAGCCGTGACCACCTGCTGTGA
- the EPOR gene encoding erythropoietin receptor has protein sequence MDHLGAPLWPGVGSLCLLLAGVAWAPPLNSSDPKFESKAALLAARGPEELLCFTERLEDLVCFWEEAASAGVGPDNYSFSYQLEGEPWKPCRLHQAPTARGAVRFWCSLPTADTSSFVPLELRVTAASSGAPRYRRVIQVNEVVLLDPPAGLLARRAEEGGHVVLRWLPPPGAPMASLIRYEVNISAGSAAGGAQRVEILDGRTECVLSNLRGQTRYTFMVRARMAEPSFGGFWSAWSEPASLLTASDFDPLILTLSLILVLILLLLAVLALLSHRRALKQKIWPGIPSPESEFEGLFTTHKGNFQLWLYQHDGCLWWSPCTPFPEDPPASLEVLSERCWGVTQAVEPGADDEGPLLEPVGSEHARDTYLVLDKWLLPRSPPREHLPQPGGGLDTAATEEGSEASSCSSALALKPGPEGASAASFEYTMLDPSSQLLRPRALPPELPPTPPHLKYLYLVVSDSGISTDYSSGGSQGAQRDSSNGPYSNPYENSLVPAAEPSAPSCVACS, from the exons ATGGATCACCTCGGGGCGCCCCTTTGGCCTGGAGTCggctccctctgtctcctgctgGCTGGGGTCGCCTGGGCTCCCCCACTCAACTCGTCGGACCCCAAGTTTGAAAGCAAAG CggccctgctggcggcccgcgggCCCGAGGAGCTTCTCTGCTTCACGGAGCGGTTGGAGGACTTGGTGTGTTTCTGGGAGGAAGCGGCAAGCGCCGGGGTCGGCCCCGACAACTACAGCTTCTCCTACCAGCTCGA GGGTGAGCCGTGGAAGCCGTGCCGCCTGCACCAGGCGCCCACGGCCCGCGGCGCGGTGCGCTTCTGGTGCTCGCTGCCCACGGCCGACACGTCGAGCTTCGTGCCCCTGGAGCTGCGCGTCACGGCGGCCTCCTCGGGCGCTCCACGCTACCGCCGCGTCATCCAGGTCAACGAAGTGG TGCTCCTGGACCCCCCCGCGGGGCTGCTGGCGCGGCGGGCCGAAGAGGGCGGCCACGTGGTACTGCGCTGGCTGCCGCCGCCTGGGGCCCCCATGGCGAGCCTTATCCGCTACGAGGTGAACATCTCGGCAGGCAGCGCCGCAGGGGGCGCGCAGAGG gTGGAGATCCTGGACGGCCGCACCGAGTGCGTGCTGAGCAACCTGCGGGGCCAAACGCGCTACACTTTCATGGTGCGCGCGCGTATGGCCGAGCCGAGCTTCGGGGGCTTCTGGAGCGCCTGGTCCGAGCCTGCGTCGCTGCTGACGGCTAGTG acTTCGACCCCCTCATCCTGACGCTTTCCCTCATCCTCGTGCTCATCCTGCTGCTGCTGGCTGTGCTCGCCCTGCTCTCCCACCGCCG GGCTCTGAAGCAGAAGATCTGGCCTGGCATCCCAAGTCCCGAGAGCGAGTTTGAGGGCCTCTTCACCACCCACAAGGGTAACTTCCAG CTGTGGCTGTACCAGCATGACGGCTGTCTGTGGTGGAGCCCCTGCACCCCCTTCCCGGAGGACCCCCCCGCCTCCCTGGAAGTCCTCTCTGAGCGCTGCTGGGGGGTGACACAGGCAGTGGAGCCAGGGGCAGACGACGAGGGGCCTCTGCTGGAGCCGGTGGGCAGTGAGCACGCCCGGGACACCTACTTGGTGCTGGACAAGTGGCTGCTGCCTCGGAGCCCGCCCCGCGAGCACCTCCCACAGCCTGGTGGCGGCTTGGACACAGCAGCCACGGAGGAAGGCTCGGAAGCATCCTCCTGCTCGTCTGCTTTGGCTCTGAAGCCTGGCCCGGAGGGGGCCTCGGCTGCCAGCTTTGAGTACACCATGCTGGACCCCAGCTCCCAGCTCCTGCGCCCGAGGGCACTGCCTCCTGAGCTGCCCCCGACCCCACCCCACCTCAAGTACCTGTACCTCGTGGTGTCTGACTCTGGCATCTCAACTGACTACAGCTCAGGGGGCTCCCAGGGAGCCCAGAGGGATTCCTCCAACGGCCCCTACTCCAACCCTTATGAGAACAGCCTCGTCCCAGCCGCCGAGCCTTCAGCCCCAAGCTGCGTGGCCTGCTCCTAG
- the SWSAP1 gene encoding ATPase SWSAP1, whose amino-acid sequence MAETLRRVLSRGSAAGSGENTAEAGPPLLLLGGPGSGKTALLFAAALEAAGEGRGPVLFLTRRPLQSLPRGTGAALDHLRLQKIRLQYPPSTRELLQLLCSAHEARGPAPSLLLLDGLEEYLAEDRGPQEAAYLAALLLDTAAHFSHRIGPGGGCGLIVTLQTQEEGDIGDALQLSLLQRYFPAQCWLQPDAPGPGQHRLRASLEPGGLGPRAEWWVTFRPDGEMTVTPWPTQAGDPSSDKGSSSGGQP is encoded by the exons ATGGCGGAGACGCTGAGGCGGGTGCTAAGCCGGGGCAGCGCCGCCGGGTCCGGGGAGAACACAGCCGAGGCTGGGCCGCCTTTGCTGCTGCTCGGCGGTCCCGGCTCTGGAAAGACAGCGCTGCTATTCGCGGCGGCCCTGGAGGCGGCAGGGGAGGGCCGAGGGCCCGTCCTCTTCCTGACCCGGAGGCCTCTGCAAAGCCTGCCTCGCGGGACGGGGGCAGCGCTCGACCACCTGCGCCTGCAG aaGATCCGCCTCCAGTACCCACCCTCGACCCGTGAGCTTCTCCAGCTCCTGTGCTCTGCTCATGAGGcccgggggccagccccctccctcctgcTGCTCGATGGCCTGGAGGAGTACCTAGCTGAAGACCGGGGGCCCCAGGAAGCCGCCTACCTGGCTGCCCTGCTTCTGGACACAGCTGCCCACTTTAGCCACCGAATTGGGCCTGGTGGTGGCTGTGGGCTCATTGTGACCCTCCAGACCCAGGAGGAGGGAGACATTGGGGACGCCCTGCAGCTGTCACTGCTCCAGCGGTATTTCCCTGCCCAGTGCTGGCTGCAGCCAGATGCACCAGGCCCAGGACAGCACCGCCTCCGAGCCAGCCTGGAGCCAGGTGGGCTGGGCCCCAGGGCAGAGTGGTGGGTGACTTTCCGACCAGATGGAGAGATGACAGTCACCCCGTGGCCTACCCAGGCTGGCGACCCCAGCTCAGACAAGGGTTCAAGCTCTGGAGGGCAGCCTTGA
- the PLPPR2 gene encoding phospholipid phosphatase-related protein type 2 isoform X4, which translates to MAGGRPQLKRSFSIIPCFVFVEGFFCYDSTYAKPYPGPEAASRAPPALIYALVTAGPTLTILLGELARAFFPAPPSTIPIIGESTIVSGACCRFSPPLRRLVRFLGVYSFGLFTTTIFANAGQVVTGNPTPHFLSVCRPNYTALGCPPPSPDRPGPDRFVTDQGACAGSPSLVAAARRAFPCKDAALCAYAVTYTAMYVTLVFRVKGSRLVKPSLCLALLCPAFLVGVVRVAEYRNHWSDVLAGFLTGAAIATFLVTCVVHNFQSRPPSGRRLSPWEDLGQAPTMDSPLEKNPRPAGRIRHRHGSPHPSRRTAPAVAT; encoded by the exons ATGGCGGGAGGGAGACCGCAGCTGAAGAGGAGTTTCTCCATCATTCCCTGCTTTGTCTTTGTGGAG GGCTTCTTCTGCTATGACAGTACCTACGCCAAGCCCTACCCCGGGCCTGAGGCTGCCAGCCGAGCGCCTCCTGCACTCATCTACGCCCTGGTCACTGCTGGACCCACCCTCACG ATCCTGCTGGGGGAGCTGGCGCGTGCCTTTTTCCCAGCGCCGCCTTCCACCATCCCCATCATCGGGGAGAGCACCATCGTGTCTGGGGCCTGCTGCCGCTTCAGCCCCCCGCTGCGGAGGCTGGTCCGCTTCCTGG gggtCTACTCCTTCGGCCTCTTCACCACGACCATCTTCGCCAACGCGGGACAGGTGGTGACCGGTAACCCCACGCCGCACTTCCTGTCCGTGTGCCGCCCCAACTACACGGCCCTGGGCTGCCCGCCGCCCTCGCCCGACCGGCCGGGGCCCGACCGCTTCGTCACCGACCAGGGTGCCTGCGCCGGCAGCCCCAGCCTGGTGGCCGCTGCGCGCCGCGCCTTCCCCTGCAAGGACGCGGCCCTTTGTGCCTACGCCGTCACCTACACAGCG ATGTACGTGACTCTCGTGTTCCGCGTGAAGGGCTCGCGCCTGGTCAAACCCTCGCTCTGCCTGGCCCTGCTGTGCCCCGCCTTCCTGGTGGGCGTGGTCCGCGTGGCCGAGTACCGCAACCACTGGTCCGACGTGCTAGCCGGCTTCCTGACCGGGGCCGCCATCGCCACCTTTCTG GTCACCTGCGTCGTGCACAACTTCCAGAGCCGGCCACCCTCTGGCCGAAGGCTCTCCCCCTGGGAGGACCTGGGCCAAGCCCCCACCATGGACAGCCCCCTCGAAAA GAACCCGAGGCCTGCAGGCCGCATTCGACACCGGCACGGCTCACCCCATCCA AGCCGCAGAACTGCGCCCGCCGTGGCCACCTGA
- the PLPPR2 gene encoding phospholipid phosphatase-related protein type 2 isoform X1: MAGGRPQLKRSFSIIPCFVFVESVLLGVVVLLAYRLEFTDTFPVHTQGFFCYDSTYAKPYPGPEAASRAPPALIYALVTAGPTLTILLGELARAFFPAPPSTIPIIGESTIVSGACCRFSPPLRRLVRFLGVYSFGLFTTTIFANAGQVVTGNPTPHFLSVCRPNYTALGCPPPSPDRPGPDRFVTDQGACAGSPSLVAAARRAFPCKDAALCAYAVTYTAMYVTLVFRVKGSRLVKPSLCLALLCPAFLVGVVRVAEYRNHWSDVLAGFLTGAAIATFLVTCVVHNFQSRPPSGRRLSPWEDLGQAPTMDSPLEKLSVAQEPEACRPHSTPARLTPSKPQNCARRGHLIPSCVSSRAPAMCSSPRVPRPRLRSEPTPLPLPLPLPAPTPTQGPSPSSPGPGGPGGGGGRGRKLLLPTPLLRDLYTLSGLYPSPFHRDNFSPYLFASRDHLL; this comes from the exons ATGGCGGGAGGGAGACCGCAGCTGAAGAGGAGTTTCTCCATCATTCCCTGCTTTGTCTTTGTGGAG TCGGTGCTTCTGGGCGTCGTGGTCCTGCTCGCTTACCGCCTGGAGTTCACAGACACCTTCCCCGTGCACACCCAGGGCTTCTTCTGCTATGACAGTACCTACGCCAAGCCCTACCCCGGGCCTGAGGCTGCCAGCCGAGCGCCTCCTGCACTCATCTACGCCCTGGTCACTGCTGGACCCACCCTCACG ATCCTGCTGGGGGAGCTGGCGCGTGCCTTTTTCCCAGCGCCGCCTTCCACCATCCCCATCATCGGGGAGAGCACCATCGTGTCTGGGGCCTGCTGCCGCTTCAGCCCCCCGCTGCGGAGGCTGGTCCGCTTCCTGG gggtCTACTCCTTCGGCCTCTTCACCACGACCATCTTCGCCAACGCGGGACAGGTGGTGACCGGTAACCCCACGCCGCACTTCCTGTCCGTGTGCCGCCCCAACTACACGGCCCTGGGCTGCCCGCCGCCCTCGCCCGACCGGCCGGGGCCCGACCGCTTCGTCACCGACCAGGGTGCCTGCGCCGGCAGCCCCAGCCTGGTGGCCGCTGCGCGCCGCGCCTTCCCCTGCAAGGACGCGGCCCTTTGTGCCTACGCCGTCACCTACACAGCG ATGTACGTGACTCTCGTGTTCCGCGTGAAGGGCTCGCGCCTGGTCAAACCCTCGCTCTGCCTGGCCCTGCTGTGCCCCGCCTTCCTGGTGGGCGTGGTCCGCGTGGCCGAGTACCGCAACCACTGGTCCGACGTGCTAGCCGGCTTCCTGACCGGGGCCGCCATCGCCACCTTTCTG GTCACCTGCGTCGTGCACAACTTCCAGAGCCGGCCACCCTCTGGCCGAAGGCTCTCCCCCTGGGAGGACCTGGGCCAAGCCCCCACCATGGACAGCCCCCTCGAAAAGTTAAGTGTAGCCCAG GAACCCGAGGCCTGCAGGCCGCATTCGACACCGGCACGGCTCACCCCATCCA AGCCGCAGAACTGCGCCCGCCGTGGCCACCTGATCCCCAGCTGCGTGTCCTCCAGGGCCCCAGCCATGTGTTCGTCGCCCCGTGTGCCCCGCCCTCGACTGAGGTCTGAGCCGACTCCCCTGCCgctgcccctgcctctgcccgcacccacccccacccagggccCCTCGCCCTCCTCCCCTGGGCCTGGGGGGCCGGGTGGGGGTGGCGGCCGTGGCCGGAAGCTGCTGCTGCCCACGCCCCTGCTGCGGGACCTGTACACCCTTAGCGGACTCTATCCCTCCCCCTTCCACCGGGACAACTTCAGCCCTTACCTCTTTGCCAGCCGTGACCACCTGCTGTGA
- the RGL3 gene encoding LOW QUALITY PROTEIN: ral guanine nucleotide dissociation stimulator-like 3 (The sequence of the model RefSeq protein was modified relative to this genomic sequence to represent the inferred CDS: deleted 1 base in 1 codon) — MARTAGRELALAPLQDWGQEIEDGAVYSVSLRRQRSQRWSPGEGPGGSQAPGPAPDAFLHYRTSKVRALRAARLERLVRELVSGDREQDPCFVPAFLATHRAFVPTARVLGLLLPPPPPPLPPGVVIKKTEERDLSFNQNLRAVVSVLGSWLRDHPQDFRDPPAHSDLGSVRIFLGWAAPLGAEAREAEKLLGEFLKEAEHAQEEQEQPQAWAGPPGAARTPCPDSPEGCLEEEEGLVREGPELLDFGVDEVAEQLTLMDVELFSRVRPCECLGSVWSQRDRPGAAGTAPTVRATVTQFNAVTGCVLGSVLGAPGLAAPQRAQRLEKWIRIAQRCRELRNFSSLRAVLSALQSNPIYRLKRSWGAVSREPLSTFRKLSQIFSDENNHLSCREILSQEEATEGPQEEDTPPGSLPSKLPPGPVPYLGTFLTDLVMLDTALPDMLEGDLINFEKRRKEWEILARIQQLQRRCRSYRLSPHPPILAALRAQQQLSEEQSYRISRVIEPPAASCPSSPRIRRRISLTKRLSAKLSREKCSSPGESPGDPSSPASSLSPGSPPSSPGTKDPPPGSPPASPGPQGPSTKLPLSLDPPGPRPLALPLSGPRVPPPGQQGSEARVIRVSIDNDHGNVYRSILLTSQDKAPSVVQRALQKHNVAQPWARDYQLFQVLPGDRELLIPENANVFYAMSPAVPGDFVLRRKEGAPPTPSVSLT; from the exons ATGGCGCGGACAGCGGGCAGGGAGCTAGCCCTG GCGCCGCTGCAGGACTGGGGCCAGGAGATCGAGGACGGCGCGGTGTACAGTGTCTCCCTGCGGCGGCAGCGCAGCCAGCGCTGGAGCCCGGGGGAAGGGCCCGGGGGCAGCCAG GCCCCCGGCCCCGCGCCCGACGCCTTCCTCCATTACCGCACCAGCAAGGTCCGGGCGCTGAGGGCGGCGCGGCTGGAGCGGCTGGTGCGCGAGCTGGTGTCCGGAGACCGCGAGCAGGACCCGTGCTTCGTGCCTGCCTTCCTGGCCACCCACCGGGCCTTTGTGCCCACCGCCCGCGTGCTGGGCCTTCTCctgccaccgccgccgccgcccctgcCGCCGGG GGTAGTGATAAAGAAGACAGAAGAACGAGATCTGAGCTTCAACCAGAACCTGAG GGCTGTGGTGTCGGTGCTGGGCTCCTGGCTGCGGGACCACCCTCAGGATTTCCGGGACCCCCCTGCCCACTCGGACCTAGGCAGTGTCCGCATCTTTCTGGGCTGGGCGGCCCCGCTGGGCGCCGAGGCCCGGGAGGCTGAGAAGCTGCTAGGAGAGTTCCTGAAGGAGGCTGAGCATGCGCAGGAAGAACAGGAGCAGCCCCAGGCGTGGGCAG GACCTCCCGGAGCTGCCCGGACCCCCTGCCCAGACTCCCCGGAAGGCTGcttggaagaggaggagggactgGTGCGGGAAGGCCCCGAGCTCCTGGACTTCGGTGTAGACGAGGTGGCCGAGCAGCTGACCCTGATGGACGTG GAGCTCTTCTCGCGCGTGCGGCCCTGCGAGTGCCTGGGCTCCGTGTGGTCGCAGCGGGACCGGCCGGGGGCCGCGGGCACCGCCCCCACCGTGCGCGCCACTGTGACCCAGTTCAACGCGGTGACCGGCTGCGTGCTGGGCTCCGTGCTGGGGGCGCCGGGCCTGGCCGCCCCGCAGAGGGCGCAGCGGCTGGAGAAGTGGATCCGCATCGCCCAG cGCTGCCGGGAGCTGCGGAATTTCTCCTCCCTGCGCGCCGTCCTGTCTGCTCTGCAGTCGAACCCCATCTACCGGCTCAAGCGCAGCTGGGGCGCCGTGAGCCG GGAACCCTTAtccactttcaggaaactttcCCAGATTTTCTCCGATGAGAACAACCACCTGAGCTGCAGAGAGATTCTCTCCCAG gagGAGGCCACTGAAGGACCCCAGGAGGAGGACACGCCCCCAGGAAGCCTGCCCTCA AAGTTgcccccaggccctgtcccctacCTTGGCACCTTTCTCACGGACCTGGTTATGCTGGACACAGCCTTGCCGGACATGCTGGAG GGAGATCTCATCAACtttgagaagaggaggaag GAGTGGGAGATCCTGGCCCGCATCCAGCAGCTGCAGAGGCGCTGTCGCAGCTACCGCCTGAGCCCCCACCCGCCCATCCTGGCCGCCCTGCgcgcccagcagcagctcagCGAGGAGCAGAG CTACCGCATCTCCCGTGTCATTGAGCCGCCGGCCGCCTCCTGCCCCAGCTCCCCACGCATCCGGCGGAGAATCAGCCTCACCAAGCGTCTCAGTGC GAAGCTGTCCCGAGAGAAATGCTCGTCCCCTGGCGAGAGTCCCGGGGACCCCTCATCCCCCGCCTCCAG TCTGTCCCCGGGGTCCCCCCCGTCCAGTCCTGGAACCAAGGACCCTCCTCCTGGCAGCCCCCCGGCCTCTCCAGGCCCGCAGGGTCCCAGCACCAAG CTGCCCCTGAGCCTGGACCCGCCAGGCCCCCGGCCCCTGGCCTTGCCCCTGAGTGGCCCTCGCGTC CCCCCCCCGGGGCAGCAGGGCTCGGAGGCCCGCGTCATCCGTGTCAGCATCGACAACGACCACGGGAACGTGTATCGCAGCATCTTG CTCACTAGTCAGGACAAGGCCCCTAGCGTGGTGCAGCGAGCCTTGCAGAAGCACAATGTGGCCCAGCCCTGGGCCCGCGACTACCAGCTCTTCCAAGTCCTTCCTGGGGACAGGG AGCTCCTGATTCCAGAGAACGCCAATGTCTTCTATGCCATGAGTCCAGCCGTCCCCGGAGACTTCGTGCTGCGGCGCAAGGAGGGGGCCCCGCCCACACCCTCAGTCTCCCTGACCTGA
- the PLPPR2 gene encoding phospholipid phosphatase-related protein type 2 isoform X3, protein MAGGRPQLKRSFSIIPCFVFVESVLLGVVVLLAYRLEFTDTFPVHTQGFFCYDSTYAKPYPGPEAASRAPPALIYALVTAGPTLTILLGELARAFFPAPPSTIPIIGESTIVSGACCRFSPPLRRLVRFLGVYSFGLFTTTIFANAGQVVTGNPTPHFLSVCRPNYTALGCPPPSPDRPGPDRFVTDQGACAGSPSLVAAARRAFPCKDAALCAYAVTYTAMYVTLVFRVKGSRLVKPSLCLALLCPAFLVGVVRVAEYRNHWSDVLAGFLTGAAIATFLVTCVVHNFQSRPPSGRRLSPWEDLGQAPTMDSPLEKNPRPAGRIRHRHGSPHPSRRTAPAVAT, encoded by the exons ATGGCGGGAGGGAGACCGCAGCTGAAGAGGAGTTTCTCCATCATTCCCTGCTTTGTCTTTGTGGAG TCGGTGCTTCTGGGCGTCGTGGTCCTGCTCGCTTACCGCCTGGAGTTCACAGACACCTTCCCCGTGCACACCCAGGGCTTCTTCTGCTATGACAGTACCTACGCCAAGCCCTACCCCGGGCCTGAGGCTGCCAGCCGAGCGCCTCCTGCACTCATCTACGCCCTGGTCACTGCTGGACCCACCCTCACG ATCCTGCTGGGGGAGCTGGCGCGTGCCTTTTTCCCAGCGCCGCCTTCCACCATCCCCATCATCGGGGAGAGCACCATCGTGTCTGGGGCCTGCTGCCGCTTCAGCCCCCCGCTGCGGAGGCTGGTCCGCTTCCTGG gggtCTACTCCTTCGGCCTCTTCACCACGACCATCTTCGCCAACGCGGGACAGGTGGTGACCGGTAACCCCACGCCGCACTTCCTGTCCGTGTGCCGCCCCAACTACACGGCCCTGGGCTGCCCGCCGCCCTCGCCCGACCGGCCGGGGCCCGACCGCTTCGTCACCGACCAGGGTGCCTGCGCCGGCAGCCCCAGCCTGGTGGCCGCTGCGCGCCGCGCCTTCCCCTGCAAGGACGCGGCCCTTTGTGCCTACGCCGTCACCTACACAGCG ATGTACGTGACTCTCGTGTTCCGCGTGAAGGGCTCGCGCCTGGTCAAACCCTCGCTCTGCCTGGCCCTGCTGTGCCCCGCCTTCCTGGTGGGCGTGGTCCGCGTGGCCGAGTACCGCAACCACTGGTCCGACGTGCTAGCCGGCTTCCTGACCGGGGCCGCCATCGCCACCTTTCTG GTCACCTGCGTCGTGCACAACTTCCAGAGCCGGCCACCCTCTGGCCGAAGGCTCTCCCCCTGGGAGGACCTGGGCCAAGCCCCCACCATGGACAGCCCCCTCGAAAA GAACCCGAGGCCTGCAGGCCGCATTCGACACCGGCACGGCTCACCCCATCCA AGCCGCAGAACTGCGCCCGCCGTGGCCACCTGA